Proteins from one Stenotrophomonas aracearum genomic window:
- a CDS encoding 4-alpha-glucanotransferase translates to MNSAPSLADVAAAAGVMVDWTDVAGMPQRVDDHALAAILERLALPAATSLQRRDALHALAVRHQAGVLRTAIVRESVAVGPVDSACVWVHEDGSSESTRTDAGGRVDAPARPGYWTVACAGVVQRVAVAPVRCFGVTDALGADARAWGLVLQPYAARGEHDAGIGDTAACAAWAVRVAAAGADAMALGPVHAANAVDQDYSPYSPGDRRYLEALYAAPVQALGEVALRALDEHPVLRAELHLLRNAELIDWPAVASAKWSWLSEVQRAVAGDVATAQALQRFEHEGGAALAAHVDFMHARLALPRSLYVFGQWLVTRGWQQAQSQALGSGMRLGLIADLAVGFDPSGAEAAAGADACLRGLVLGAPPDAFCAGGQVWGVSSYSPSGLQVQGYAPFIALLRAVMRDRGGIRVDHILGWQRLWVVPEGADAGQGAYLRYPLQDLLNIAAIESWRHRCIVIGEDLGVVPPGIRQTLAARGVMGMDVLAFTRDDTGRFLPAADWRADAVAMTGTHDLPTLVGWRRGLDLAWRHRLGELDQPGLGQQLSARAADVALLDTALGVERAEPQDRRGAALEFVASGPSVLALLPVEDALGLAEQVNLPGTVGTHPNWRQRLPRDGHEAVLVDSMARFAAARSRVPA, encoded by the coding sequence ATGAACAGTGCCCCCTCGCTGGCTGACGTAGCCGCTGCCGCCGGTGTGATGGTCGATTGGACCGATGTTGCGGGCATGCCGCAACGGGTCGACGACCACGCCCTGGCGGCCATCCTTGAGCGTCTGGCGTTGCCGGCGGCGACCTCGCTGCAGCGGCGCGACGCGCTGCACGCCCTGGCGGTGCGACACCAGGCTGGCGTGCTGCGGACCGCCATCGTGCGCGAAAGCGTTGCGGTCGGACCGGTCGATTCGGCCTGCGTGTGGGTGCATGAAGATGGCAGCAGCGAGTCCACGCGGACCGACGCGGGCGGCCGCGTGGATGCGCCTGCACGTCCGGGCTACTGGACCGTGGCCTGCGCCGGCGTGGTGCAGCGGGTGGCGGTGGCGCCGGTGCGTTGCTTCGGCGTCACCGATGCCCTTGGCGCGGATGCACGCGCATGGGGGCTGGTGCTGCAGCCCTACGCTGCGCGCGGGGAACATGACGCCGGTATCGGCGACACCGCCGCCTGTGCAGCTTGGGCCGTGCGCGTGGCCGCGGCAGGCGCTGACGCAATGGCGCTGGGCCCGGTGCATGCGGCCAACGCGGTGGATCAAGACTACAGCCCGTACTCGCCCGGGGACCGCCGCTACCTGGAGGCGCTGTACGCCGCGCCGGTGCAGGCGCTGGGAGAGGTTGCGCTGCGGGCGCTGGATGAACACCCGGTGCTGCGCGCGGAGCTGCACCTGCTGCGCAACGCGGAGCTGATCGACTGGCCTGCCGTGGCCTCTGCCAAGTGGTCGTGGCTGTCCGAAGTGCAGCGCGCCGTCGCGGGTGATGTCGCGACCGCGCAAGCACTGCAGCGTTTCGAACACGAAGGCGGCGCGGCATTGGCCGCGCACGTGGACTTCATGCATGCACGCCTCGCACTGCCCCGGTCACTGTATGTGTTCGGTCAGTGGCTGGTGACCCGCGGCTGGCAGCAGGCGCAGTCCCAGGCGCTTGGAAGCGGCATGCGGCTCGGGCTGATCGCCGACCTGGCAGTGGGATTCGACCCCTCCGGCGCAGAGGCCGCCGCAGGCGCCGACGCCTGCCTGCGCGGTCTGGTTCTGGGTGCGCCGCCGGATGCGTTCTGTGCCGGCGGGCAGGTGTGGGGCGTCAGCAGCTATTCCCCCTCCGGGCTGCAGGTGCAGGGCTATGCACCGTTCATCGCGCTGCTGCGCGCGGTGATGCGCGACCGCGGCGGGATCCGGGTCGACCATATCCTGGGCTGGCAGCGCCTGTGGGTCGTGCCGGAGGGCGCCGATGCCGGGCAGGGCGCCTACCTGCGCTACCCGCTGCAGGATCTGTTGAACATTGCGGCGATCGAGTCGTGGCGGCACCGTTGCATCGTGATCGGCGAAGACCTCGGCGTGGTACCACCCGGCATCCGCCAGACCCTGGCCGCGCGAGGCGTGATGGGGATGGATGTGCTGGCCTTCACCCGCGACGACACCGGCCGCTTCCTGCCTGCGGCGGACTGGCGTGCCGATGCGGTGGCGATGACCGGCACCCACGACCTGCCGACGCTGGTCGGGTGGCGGCGAGGCCTGGACTTGGCCTGGCGCCACCGGCTCGGCGAGCTTGACCAGCCAGGCCTTGGGCAGCAGCTGTCTGCCAGGGCGGCCGACGTGGCCCTGCTGGACACGGCGCTCGGCGTGGAACGCGCGGAGCCGCAGGATCGGCGCGGGGCGGCACTGGAATTCGTGGCATCCGGCCCCAGTGTGCTGGCCTTGCTCCCGGTGGAGGACGCACTGGGCCTTGCCGAGCAGGTCAATCTGCCGGGGACGGTGGGGACGCATCCCAACTGGCGTCAGCGGTTGCCGCGTGACGGTCACGAGGCGGTGCTGGTCGATTCGATGGCGCGCTTCGCCGCTGCACGTTCGAGGGTGCCTGCATGA
- the treZ gene encoding malto-oligosyltrehalose trehalohydrolase gives MSVAVPRWGAHEGGQGQWEFATWAPGAQSLELLLDGEALAMQPAGGGWFRLSAPASAGMHYRFRIDGERTLADPASRSQPEGVFGPSALLRDDFPWQRTEWRGRPWREAVIYEVHVGAAGGSYAAVREQLPQLAALGITAIELMPVATFPGTRNWGYDGVLQYAPAAAYGTPDDLKALVDAAHGHGLMVLLDVVYNHFGPDGNVLPALAPAFFREEVRTPWGAAVDFRRPEVQQYFIDNALMWLQEYRFDGLRLDAVHAIHPPAFLDILRERVHSALPDREIALVLENERNQASLLASGFTAQWNDDFHNALHALLTGESEGYYRDFADDPSERLRRVLAEGFAWQGEVNGSGQTRGEPSGDVSPRQFVLFAQNHDQIGNRAQGERLIQLVGPRKAALAMALTALTPMIPLFFLGEPWGAHSPFLYFTDHRAPLDEQVREGRRSEFGHFSSFRDEQRRSLIPDPNALETYALSRSVWPSPDDNDAATWLEGFRSLLAVRRAHLVAEGEVHALGADIIAPGALRAGWQVPGAQWWIGFNSGDAPVALELPQGREVFRLGAPCRDGQLEPDGLYAVVVEAA, from the coding sequence ATGAGCGTAGCCGTTCCGCGATGGGGCGCCCACGAAGGCGGGCAGGGGCAATGGGAATTCGCAACATGGGCACCGGGCGCTCAGTCCCTGGAACTGCTGCTGGACGGTGAAGCGCTGGCGATGCAGCCGGCGGGTGGCGGCTGGTTCCGGCTGTCCGCACCTGCCTCGGCGGGCATGCACTATCGTTTCCGGATCGACGGCGAACGGACGCTGGCCGACCCGGCGTCGCGCTCGCAACCGGAGGGCGTGTTCGGGCCGAGCGCGCTGCTGCGCGACGACTTCCCCTGGCAGCGCACCGAATGGCGCGGTCGGCCGTGGCGCGAGGCGGTGATCTACGAAGTGCACGTCGGCGCGGCTGGTGGCTCCTACGCGGCGGTGCGCGAACAGTTGCCGCAGCTGGCCGCGCTGGGCATAACCGCCATTGAGCTGATGCCGGTGGCCACCTTTCCCGGTACCCGCAACTGGGGCTATGACGGGGTGCTGCAGTACGCCCCCGCAGCGGCCTACGGCACGCCGGATGACCTGAAAGCGCTGGTCGATGCGGCGCATGGCCATGGCCTGATGGTGCTGCTGGACGTGGTGTACAACCATTTCGGTCCCGATGGCAACGTGCTGCCTGCACTGGCGCCGGCGTTCTTCCGTGAGGAAGTGCGCACCCCCTGGGGCGCGGCGGTGGATTTCCGTCGCCCGGAGGTGCAGCAGTATTTCATCGACAATGCCCTGATGTGGCTGCAGGAATACCGCTTCGACGGATTGCGCCTGGACGCGGTGCACGCCATCCACCCGCCTGCCTTCCTGGACATCCTGCGGGAGCGCGTGCACAGCGCGCTGCCGGATCGGGAGATCGCGCTGGTGCTCGAGAACGAGCGCAACCAGGCCTCGCTGCTGGCCAGTGGCTTTACCGCGCAATGGAATGATGACTTCCACAACGCGCTGCACGCGCTGCTGACCGGCGAGAGCGAAGGCTACTACCGTGACTTCGCCGATGATCCTTCGGAACGGTTGCGCCGCGTCCTGGCCGAGGGGTTTGCCTGGCAGGGTGAAGTGAATGGCAGCGGCCAGACGCGCGGCGAGCCCAGCGGTGATGTGTCGCCGCGCCAGTTCGTGCTGTTTGCACAGAACCATGACCAGATCGGCAACCGCGCGCAGGGCGAGCGCCTGATCCAGCTGGTGGGGCCGCGCAAGGCGGCGCTGGCGATGGCGCTGACCGCGTTGACCCCCATGATTCCGCTGTTTTTCCTGGGCGAGCCATGGGGCGCGCACTCGCCGTTCCTGTACTTCACGGACCACCGCGCGCCGCTGGACGAACAGGTGCGGGAAGGTCGCCGCAGTGAGTTCGGTCATTTCAGCAGTTTCCGGGACGAGCAGCGACGTTCGCTCATTCCGGACCCCAATGCGCTGGAGACGTACGCGCTTTCGCGTAGCGTGTGGCCATCGCCGGATGACAACGACGCAGCGACCTGGCTCGAGGGATTCAGGAGCCTGCTGGCCGTTCGCAGGGCGCACCTGGTGGCGGAAGGGGAGGTGCATGCGCTCGGTGCCGACATCATTGCACCGGGCGCACTCCGTGCCGGCTGGCAGGTGCCGGGCGCGCAATGGTGGATCGGGTTCAACAGCGGTGATGCGCCGGTTGCCCTCGAGCTGCCGCAGGGCAGGGAAGTCTTTCGACTCGGCGCGCCGTGCCGCGATGGGCAGCTGGAGCCCGACGGCCTGTATGCCGTCGTCGTGGAGGCCGCATGA
- the glgB gene encoding 1,4-alpha-glucan branching protein GlgB, which translates to MSEDALNLRDAVTPDDAGMPEVSPQPLEPALLPLLAGQPCDAFAVLGPHRDVSGWRHTVYLPGARQVEAQLAEGAWRAMQRGAAEGLFQLRTGQRGTGLLRIQWPDGTQEVEDAYAFGTQLDDGELQRLRDGNPDAVRRSLGAVTATCEGVPGVRFAVWAPNASRVAVVGDFNSWDQRRHPMRLRHDAGVWELFLPRAKAGARYKFALTAADGQSVVLKADPLARACELPPDTASRVSAPCAHVWKDAAWMAHRALAPGQAISVYEVHAGSWRHDATGAPLDWNALGDQLIPYVTGLGFTHIELLPVSEHPFGGSWGYQPLGLYAPTARYGRPQDFAAFVDRCHAAGLGVIIDWVGAHFPTDAHGMNRFDGTALYEHDDPRLGLHPDWNTLIYNYGRAEVAAFLIGSALEWIDRFHVDGLRVDAVASMLYRDYSRAEGEWLPNVNGGRENLEAVAFLRQLNDAIRARFPDVLVMAEESTAWPGVTAPTAAQGLGFTHKWNMGWMHDTLAYLHRDPIHRAHHHGEMTFSAIYAFSERFILPLSHDEVVHGKGSLLAKMPGDRSQQFANLRACYGFMWAHPGSKLLFMGGEFAQPAEWNHDAALDWAAAADPAHAGMARLVGDLNRLLQQEPSLRLANDSEAGFEWSVSDDHRNSVLAFVRHAPDGQGRSTLVVCNFTPVARDGYLLGVPSAGEWSEILNTDSAHYGGGNVGNAGRVSTIDRPMHGHAQSLPLTLPPLSVIYLQAAE; encoded by the coding sequence ATGAGCGAGGACGCACTGAACCTTCGGGATGCGGTCACCCCTGACGATGCCGGCATGCCGGAAGTATCGCCGCAGCCGCTGGAACCGGCGCTGCTGCCCCTGTTGGCGGGCCAACCCTGCGATGCGTTTGCCGTGCTGGGGCCGCACCGGGACGTTAGTGGCTGGCGGCATACGGTGTACCTGCCCGGCGCGCGCCAGGTAGAGGCCCAGCTGGCAGAAGGCGCCTGGCGTGCCATGCAGCGGGGGGCCGCCGAAGGCCTGTTCCAGCTCCGGACCGGACAGCGCGGCACCGGGCTGCTGCGCATTCAATGGCCTGATGGCACCCAGGAAGTCGAAGACGCCTACGCGTTCGGTACCCAGCTGGATGACGGCGAACTGCAGCGGTTGCGGGACGGCAATCCGGACGCGGTTCGCCGTTCGCTGGGTGCGGTCACGGCAACCTGCGAAGGCGTGCCCGGTGTGCGCTTTGCGGTGTGGGCGCCCAACGCCAGCCGGGTGGCCGTGGTGGGCGACTTCAACAGCTGGGATCAACGCCGTCATCCGATGCGCCTTCGCCATGATGCCGGGGTGTGGGAACTGTTCCTGCCGCGTGCGAAGGCCGGTGCCCGGTACAAGTTCGCACTGACCGCAGCCGATGGACAGTCCGTGGTGCTCAAGGCCGACCCGTTGGCACGCGCGTGCGAGCTTCCCCCGGACACCGCGTCGCGGGTGTCGGCACCGTGCGCGCATGTCTGGAAGGACGCCGCGTGGATGGCACACCGTGCGCTGGCGCCCGGGCAGGCCATATCGGTGTACGAGGTGCATGCCGGTTCCTGGCGACATGACGCCACCGGCGCCCCGCTGGACTGGAATGCCTTGGGCGACCAGCTGATTCCCTACGTCACCGGCCTGGGCTTTACCCATATCGAGCTGCTGCCCGTGAGCGAGCATCCATTCGGCGGGTCGTGGGGCTACCAGCCGCTGGGCCTGTATGCGCCGACCGCGCGCTATGGACGCCCGCAGGATTTCGCCGCGTTCGTGGACCGCTGCCATGCTGCCGGGCTCGGGGTCATCATCGACTGGGTGGGCGCCCATTTCCCGACCGATGCCCATGGCATGAACCGGTTCGACGGCACCGCCCTGTACGAACACGATGACCCCCGGCTCGGCCTGCACCCGGACTGGAACACGCTGATCTACAACTACGGCCGCGCCGAAGTGGCTGCGTTCCTCATCGGCAGCGCGCTGGAGTGGATCGACCGGTTCCATGTGGACGGCCTGCGCGTGGACGCTGTCGCGTCGATGCTATACCGCGACTACAGCCGCGCGGAGGGCGAGTGGTTGCCGAACGTCAACGGCGGGCGCGAGAACCTGGAAGCCGTGGCGTTCCTGCGCCAGCTGAACGACGCCATTCGAGCGCGCTTCCCGGACGTGCTGGTCATGGCCGAAGAATCGACGGCGTGGCCGGGTGTGACCGCCCCTACTGCAGCCCAGGGGCTCGGCTTCACCCACAAGTGGAACATGGGCTGGATGCACGACACGCTGGCCTACCTGCACCGTGACCCGATCCATCGCGCCCACCACCACGGCGAAATGACCTTCAGCGCCATCTACGCCTTCAGCGAGCGCTTCATCCTGCCGCTGTCGCACGACGAGGTGGTGCACGGCAAGGGTTCGCTGCTGGCGAAGATGCCGGGCGACCGCAGCCAGCAGTTCGCCAACCTGCGCGCCTGCTACGGTTTCATGTGGGCGCACCCGGGCAGCAAGCTGTTGTTCATGGGCGGCGAATTCGCACAGCCGGCGGAGTGGAACCACGACGCCGCGCTGGACTGGGCGGCCGCTGCCGACCCGGCGCATGCCGGCATGGCGCGACTGGTGGGCGACCTCAACCGCCTGCTGCAGCAGGAACCCAGCCTGCGCCTGGCCAACGACAGTGAAGCCGGCTTCGAGTGGAGCGTGAGCGACGATCACCGCAACAGCGTGCTGGCGTTCGTCCGGCATGCACCCGACGGCCAGGGCCGCTCCACCCTGGTGGTGTGCAACTTCACCCCGGTGGCGCGAGATGGCTACCTGCTCGGGGTGCCGTCCGCCGGCGAGTGGTCGGAGATTCTCAATACCGACAGCGCGCACTACGGCGGCGGCAACGTGGGCAACGCGGGCCGCGTGAGCACCATCGACCGGCCCATGCACGGCCATGCGCAGAGCCTGCCGCTGACCCTGCCGCCGCTCTCGGTGATTTACCTGCAGGCGGCCGAATGA
- the glgA gene encoding glycogen synthase GlgA — protein MSPPRLSAVPAIPLVPAADNGERGIRVRRAPKLRAVEGGAPSVTARIERARRVLFVTSEMADYIKAGGLGDVAASLPRALRGRSDVRVLIPGYDDVIARAPDLRLVGRVPARAGIPACDIGEATLADGLPVLVLVCPELYQRGGSPYVDGAGQDWSDNAVRFAALSRAAAVIACGSAGLGWQPELLHLNDWPCALAAAYLRWYGSDVPALLTIHNLAYQGLFPVELAEALGVSPEQAESILFHGRLSFLQAGIVHADQVNTVSVSYARQITGPEQGCGLDVLLSGHAASGRLSGIVNGIDNSWDPRTDLHLTEHFDLHRWEGRVANKRRVQRALGLPHGDGPLFAVVSRLVHQKGLDLSCAVAHQIAAAGGQLAIIGDGDPRIAAEVATLSRRFPSSVGVFAGFDEALARKMFAGADFLLMPSRFEPCGLSQMYAQRFGCLPIAHATGGLIDTIEDGVTGLLFDSADADSLRRCVQRAFRTYRLPSLLSAMRRAAMLRPSSWEQAGSHYLNLYDRAMEQRA, from the coding sequence ATGTCGCCTCCGCGTCTGTCCGCTGTTCCTGCGATTCCGCTCGTGCCCGCTGCCGACAACGGTGAACGTGGCATCCGTGTACGGCGTGCGCCGAAGCTGCGCGCGGTCGAGGGCGGCGCCCCGAGTGTCACGGCCCGCATCGAGCGTGCGCGGCGGGTACTGTTCGTCACCTCCGAAATGGCCGACTACATCAAGGCCGGCGGCCTCGGCGACGTAGCTGCCTCGCTGCCGCGTGCGCTGCGCGGTCGCTCGGACGTGCGTGTGTTGATTCCCGGCTACGACGATGTGATCGCCCGCGCACCCGACCTGCGCCTGGTCGGACGGGTGCCGGCGCGTGCCGGCATTCCCGCCTGCGACATCGGCGAGGCGACCCTGGCCGATGGCCTGCCGGTGCTGGTGCTGGTCTGCCCGGAGCTGTACCAGCGCGGCGGCAGCCCGTACGTGGACGGCGCCGGCCAGGACTGGAGCGACAACGCGGTACGTTTCGCCGCCCTGTCGCGCGCCGCCGCGGTGATCGCCTGCGGCAGCGCCGGGCTGGGCTGGCAGCCGGAGCTGCTGCACCTGAACGACTGGCCGTGCGCGCTGGCGGCGGCCTACCTGCGTTGGTACGGCTCGGACGTACCGGCATTGCTGACCATCCACAACCTGGCGTACCAGGGCCTGTTCCCGGTTGAGCTGGCCGAGGCGCTTGGCGTTTCCCCGGAACAGGCGGAGAGCATCCTGTTCCACGGCAGGCTGTCGTTCCTGCAGGCGGGCATCGTCCATGCCGACCAGGTGAACACGGTCAGCGTCAGCTATGCGCGGCAGATCACGGGCCCGGAGCAGGGCTGCGGCCTGGACGTGCTGCTGTCCGGACACGCCGCGAGCGGTCGCCTGAGTGGCATCGTCAACGGCATCGACAATAGTTGGGACCCGCGTACCGACCTGCACCTGACCGAGCACTTCGACCTGCACCGTTGGGAAGGCCGCGTGGCCAACAAGCGCCGCGTGCAGCGCGCGCTCGGCCTGCCGCATGGCGATGGTCCGCTGTTTGCGGTGGTGTCGCGGCTGGTGCACCAGAAGGGGTTGGACCTGAGCTGCGCGGTGGCGCACCAGATCGCCGCTGCAGGTGGACAGCTGGCGATCATCGGCGATGGCGACCCGCGCATTGCCGCCGAGGTGGCGACCCTGTCGCGCCGGTTCCCGTCGTCGGTGGGCGTGTTTGCCGGGTTCGACGAAGCGCTGGCCCGCAAGATGTTCGCCGGCGCCGACTTCCTGCTGATGCCGTCGCGCTTCGAGCCGTGCGGGTTGAGCCAGATGTATGCGCAGCGGTTCGGCTGCCTGCCGATCGCGCATGCCACTGGTGGCCTGATCGACACGATCGAGGACGGCGTCACCGGGTTGCTGTTCGATTCCGCAGACGCCGACTCGCTGCGCCGCTGCGTGCAGCGGGCGTTCCGGACCTATCGCCTGCCGAGCCTGCTGTCTGCGATGCGTCGCGCCGCGATGTTGCGGCCAAGCAGCTGGGAGCAGGCCGGGTCGCATTACCTGAATCTGTACGACCGCGCGATGGAGCAGCGCGCATGA
- the xth gene encoding exodeoxyribonuclease III, with product MGRRKRLKIATFNVNGIKSRLPHLLAWLEREKPHIVAVQELKATQESFPEKEIRDAGYGCIWHGQRSWNGVAMLARAQDPIESRRGLPGDRSDDQSRYLEAAAHGVLVGGLYLPNGNPQPGPKFDYKLKWMQRLHKHASGLVGLPHPVALIGDFNVVPTDADIYDPKSWRRDALLQPEAREAYFNLLAQGWTDSLRQVHGEAQIFTFWDYFRQHYERDRGLRIDHLLVNPVLSVGLKDAGVDRWVRGLEKASDHAPTWIEVLAPQS from the coding sequence ATGGGCCGCCGCAAGCGACTGAAGATCGCCACGTTCAATGTCAACGGCATCAAGTCCCGCCTGCCGCATCTGCTGGCCTGGCTGGAACGCGAAAAGCCCCACATCGTGGCCGTGCAGGAGCTCAAGGCAACGCAGGAGAGCTTTCCTGAAAAGGAGATCCGTGACGCCGGCTATGGCTGCATCTGGCACGGCCAGCGCTCATGGAACGGCGTTGCGATGCTTGCCCGTGCGCAGGACCCCATCGAAAGCCGGCGCGGCCTGCCGGGCGACCGCAGCGACGACCAGAGCCGGTACCTGGAGGCGGCTGCGCACGGCGTGCTCGTGGGTGGCCTGTACCTGCCCAACGGCAACCCGCAGCCGGGACCGAAGTTCGACTACAAGCTCAAGTGGATGCAGCGGCTGCACAAGCACGCTTCCGGGCTGGTCGGGTTGCCGCACCCGGTCGCCCTGATCGGCGACTTCAACGTGGTACCGACAGACGCCGACATCTACGATCCGAAATCCTGGCGGCGCGATGCCCTGCTGCAGCCGGAGGCGCGCGAGGCGTATTTCAACCTGCTGGCGCAGGGCTGGACCGACAGCCTGCGCCAGGTGCATGGCGAGGCGCAGATCTTCACTTTCTGGGACTACTTCCGGCAGCACTACGAGCGCGACCGCGGACTCCGGATCGATCATCTGCTCGTGAACCCGGTGCTTTCAGTCGGCCTGAAGGACGCCGGCGTGGACCGTTGGGTGCGCGGACTGGAAAAGGCGAGCGACCACGCGCCCACCTGGATCGAGGTGCTCGCGCCGCAGTCGTGA
- a CDS encoding PQQ-dependent sugar dehydrogenase, with amino-acid sequence MNRASTKILAVSALAVALAACSGKAPELQQLGGNPELPKPHRAVMPDMTIAKPTPWGDSVPTVPAGFKVSAIATDLAIPRQTLVLPNGDILVAEGRGGSAPNLKPKDVIAGKIKAKGNTQVKSGNRLTLLRDADGDGVYELKTVFADKLNAPYGLALVGNALYVANQDALVRFDYAEGQTKASGAPVKVTDLPSAINHHWTKSLAASEDGTKLYVGIGSNSNITERGMAVELDRAQVWEIDAQTGAHRPFATGIRNPTALAVQPGTGTLFAVVNERDEIGPNLVPDYLTSVREGGFYGWPYSYWGKNVDTRVMPQNPDKVASAIAPDYALGSHVAALGVAFSNPAVGGNFTDGVFVGQHGSWNRNPPVGYKVVFVPFRDGKPSGDAIDFATGFRTDEGKTRGRPVGVTVDPRGAVIVADDLANTIWRITPAPGAVAPAPAAAPAPVTPAPPAQ; translated from the coding sequence GTGAACCGCGCGTCCACGAAGATCCTCGCCGTCTCCGCACTCGCGGTGGCGCTGGCCGCCTGCAGCGGCAAGGCGCCGGAGCTGCAGCAGCTCGGTGGCAATCCGGAACTGCCCAAGCCGCACCGCGCGGTAATGCCGGACATGACCATCGCCAAGCCGACCCCGTGGGGCGACAGCGTGCCTACGGTGCCGGCCGGCTTCAAGGTGTCGGCAATCGCCACCGACCTGGCGATTCCGCGCCAGACCCTGGTGCTGCCCAACGGCGACATCCTGGTGGCTGAAGGACGCGGCGGCAGTGCGCCGAACCTGAAACCGAAGGATGTGATTGCCGGCAAGATCAAGGCCAAGGGAAACACCCAGGTGAAGAGCGGCAACCGCCTGACGCTGCTGCGAGATGCCGACGGCGACGGTGTGTATGAGCTGAAGACGGTGTTTGCCGACAAGCTCAACGCGCCGTATGGCCTGGCGTTGGTAGGCAATGCGCTGTACGTGGCCAACCAGGACGCGCTGGTGCGCTTCGATTACGCCGAGGGCCAGACCAAGGCCAGTGGCGCGCCGGTGAAGGTCACCGACCTGCCGTCGGCGATCAACCACCACTGGACCAAGTCGCTCGCGGCCAGCGAAGACGGTACCAAGCTGTACGTGGGTATCGGTTCGAACAGCAACATCACCGAACGGGGCATGGCGGTCGAGCTCGACCGCGCCCAGGTCTGGGAGATCGACGCGCAGACCGGCGCGCACCGCCCGTTCGCCACGGGTATCCGCAATCCCACCGCGCTGGCGGTGCAGCCGGGCACCGGCACGTTGTTCGCGGTGGTGAACGAGCGCGATGAGATCGGCCCGAACCTGGTGCCGGATTACCTGACCTCGGTCCGCGAAGGCGGCTTCTATGGCTGGCCTTACAGCTACTGGGGCAAGAATGTGGACACCCGCGTGATGCCGCAGAACCCGGACAAGGTCGCCTCGGCGATTGCGCCGGACTACGCACTGGGGTCGCACGTGGCCGCGCTGGGCGTTGCGTTCTCCAACCCTGCAGTGGGTGGAAACTTCACCGACGGCGTGTTCGTGGGCCAGCATGGCAGCTGGAACCGCAATCCGCCGGTGGGCTACAAGGTGGTGTTCGTGCCGTTCCGTGACGGCAAGCCGTCCGGGGACGCGATCGATTTCGCTACCGGGTTCCGCACGGATGAAGGCAAGACCCGCGGCCGACCGGTGGGTGTCACGGTGGATCCGCGTGGCGCGGTGATCGTGGCCGATGACCTGGCCAATACGATCTGGCGGATTACGCCGGCGCCGGGGGCTGTGGCGCCGGCGCCGGCTGCTGCGCCTGCACCGGTTACGCCTGCGCCTCCGGCGCAGTAA
- a CDS encoding DUF2231 domain-containing protein, with protein MASTAVVTRHWVIHPFHAAVLGGVLPLFLGALLADYAYWNTYEIQWSNFASWLLVGAMVMTTLALLFGLLGRLRGSRNGFYVIVLAATWIVGFLNSLHHARDAWAIMPGALVWSVIVTVLALIATWLGFASVRVRVGGAL; from the coding sequence GTGGCCTCAACTGCCGTCGTGACCCGCCACTGGGTCATCCATCCGTTCCATGCCGCCGTGCTAGGCGGCGTGCTGCCGCTGTTCCTCGGCGCGCTGCTCGCGGACTACGCGTACTGGAACACCTATGAGATCCAGTGGAGCAACTTTGCGTCCTGGCTGCTGGTGGGGGCCATGGTGATGACGACCCTGGCGCTGTTGTTTGGCCTGCTCGGGCGTCTGCGCGGCAGCCGCAATGGCTTCTACGTGATCGTGCTGGCGGCGACCTGGATCGTCGGCTTCCTCAATTCGCTGCACCATGCGCGCGATGCGTGGGCGATCATGCCCGGCGCGCTGGTGTGGTCGGTGATCGTCACCGTGCTCGCACTGATTGCCACCTGGCTGGGCTTTGCCAGCGTCCGTGTGCGCGTGGGAGGTGCCCTGTGA